From a region of the Cognatiyoonia koreensis genome:
- a CDS encoding flavin reductase family protein, which translates to MFYRPEDGHGLPHNPFNAIVTPRPIGWISTRGADGSDNLAPYSFFNAVAYEPPQVMFASTSAKPDRDGTKDSVANIRDTGVFAVNIVAFAMRDVMNRTSGPWPRDTDEFADAGIAKSDCATIACARVQDAPATLECKLTQIVQLPGAANFVVFGEVTGVHMRDDCLVNGLFDVTTFNPLARLGYHDYSFVDAVFSLKRPES; encoded by the coding sequence ATGTTCTATAGACCCGAAGACGGTCACGGCTTGCCACACAATCCATTCAACGCCATCGTCACACCCCGCCCGATCGGCTGGATCAGCACGCGCGGCGCGGACGGGTCCGACAACCTTGCACCCTATTCGTTCTTCAACGCAGTAGCCTACGAGCCGCCGCAGGTGATGTTCGCCTCGACAAGCGCGAAACCCGACAGGGACGGTACGAAGGACAGTGTCGCCAACATCCGCGATACCGGTGTTTTTGCCGTAAACATCGTGGCCTTCGCCATGCGTGATGTGATGAATCGAACATCAGGGCCCTGGCCGCGCGACACAGACGAATTCGCAGATGCCGGAATCGCCAAATCCGACTGCGCCACCATCGCCTGTGCCCGCGTGCAGGATGCGCCAGCGACGCTTGAATGCAAGCTGACACAGATCGTGCAGCTTCCCGGCGCGGCGAACTTTGTCGTTTTCGGCGAGGTCACCGGCGTCCATATGCGCGATGATTGCCTTGTGAATGGCCTATTCGACGTGACCACTTTCAACCCGCTCGCACGGCTTGGCTATCACGATTACAGCTTTGTGGACGCGGTCTTCAGCCTCAAGCGGCCTGAAAGCTGA